The segment GAAGGATATTGTGCTAGAAACACCACATAAACTCCCCAAGATGGGTTTTATTATGGTTCAAGTTAGGTACGGTTAGAATTGTTCAAATACCCTTCGACAGcctatttagtatttataacagtaattaaatcaaaacactttcaaatattgtaaactatCACCTACAACCTTTTCTTTTTAAACTGTTCAGTCCCAAAGAGAACgcttattacattacaaatgttaaaataaaattattaatttttgttatcacattttaaattattaatttttttgttcagtCGACCACGAtatcaaataaactaataaattttttatggaaacGGATACCAATTTAGAGGAACATCTAAATTTGGCTAACGATACTAACGATAACCAATCAAAAACTGCGGACAGAAACACCTTATAACaagcaattaatttaaatacgtcTTTTAAAAAACCAAACCATCAGCCCTGTTAGTAAGTATCCAATTTACTCCCATGCAATCATTCTTAACACAATACTATTGATACTTCTTTacttgtattttcaatttattatgtagggaaaaatgatttattaatttcatgaaaaactacGCTGTGTGCTTAATCTGTGAAAATCGGTTTTCTGCTTTTATACGATCATCTGTACTTTCTGCAAACAGATTAAATTAACTAGGtgataaaattgcaaataaaatcgTTGTTTCTTGATTGCTTCTGTGAGTGTGAAGAGATCGGATAGTCGATGAACCCTGTGTAGTCTAAATTCTGGCTAATGAACGGCTTTATATTATTGGACATATAAGTATCCCGTTGTAAAAGTAGAATTGAAGAACATTCGTATTTACTGTTGTTTAAGTAAACTGTCGGATTGatacaattgtaaacaaaattactgTATCACTAATGCTTCTTTGAGATACAGGAAATTGTTTAGTGACCAGGTTGGTTGTTAATAAAACAGGCAAAGAAAACCTTGTAtaatgaagaattttaaatttaaaaaattgatactgcaaaaatgtgtaattatttccAGTAATACGTGGTGAACACAGATCTTAGTCTTTTTCTTCCTAAATATGTAATTGAATGAGATTCTGTgacaattgtaaacaaaattactgTATCCCTAATGCTTCTTTGAGATACAGGGAATTGTTTAGTGACGAAGTTGGTTGTTAATAAAACAGCCAAAGAAAACCGTGTATaatcaagaatttaaaatttaaaaaaattgctactGCACAAATCTGCAACTGCAAACTATAATTAGTTATAGTAATACGTGGTGAACACAGATCTTAGTCTTTTTCTTCCTAAATATGTAACTGAATGAGATTCTGTGACTTATTCTATTACATATAATGTGCAATTGAATTCTTTATGAAATATGAGAATTTGAGTACTATTTATTTAGAAAGAATTATTTCGTGTGCTATATAATGTAGGTCAATggcataataaactataaatgaagAATTCCATAATACCAATGCATAgcagtatttatattataaaataaacaactttttctGATTAAAGTCACAATTTAAATGAACTAGTTTTAATACACAGCTTATGTAAATGAACTTAAATAAATTGCTAGTgcattatatttacaatgtatatttgGCAATTTTGTAAAGAGCAACTTTATACTATAGTACTTTCAGTTTGTTGTGAATAAGGTTCTGTTTGTGAATTAAGTTAAAcgtatttactaatttaatgaGATTGCTGTAACAATCTATTCAAGTGAACTCATTGCATTTTAAACAAGTAATAGACTGGAAATATTTGTTGTAAGCTTTAAAAAATGGAACAATAGCGCAATGAATAAAACGTTTTAACCTTTCAAGAGACCAATGATAGAAGATACAGGTTTTTCtcaaagaagaaatattttgctaaatatGCGGTTCATTTTCATTGAAATACGTCTTACAGTGAGATAAAAATACCAAAACGAAGCTTcacaaaaaatattgattttggattTGGTTATTAGATTTCAGAAGCTTTTAAAGTGATCTATTTTATTTACCAGTTCTTTATACACAACCCTCAAAACTAGAATATTCCGTTTATAGAGAAATGATCTCGAATGGATTAAAGACCACACGGTTATTTACTACTACACAGATACACAGCTACTCTTTCAACACTCTATATGTCCTAGGTTAGCATATTGCCTCATTTATATAGACACtaattttaggtagatttattAGCTTCATTATGGAAGAAAACTTAATTACTCTATCGTACTTGGAGATTGTGCCAAAAACACCGtagtaaactttattttgtactaGATGAgagaatgaaaatatttcttcattttgGGACTTGATTTTGAGCTTCATTGTAGCAAACGTTTTTTTGAATTTCTTCTCACAACATGATTCCAGGTTGTAGCAGTTAAGTCTGTGGAAGGGTTAGATTCCAGGCActccactaagaggaaggtgaactagacccaaactcaacattcacactccACATGTCCTAGATCATGCATACACTTTATTATGTACGTTTCATATAAATCTGCTTATTGCAATCACTCTCATATCGGAATTTTCGGGAGGATCTTCAGATTTCCTTCGATTATGGCCACCAGACACAAATATACAGTAGTTTTATATACGTGATAATGCAATATAATGCGAACTTTTGAACATAAAGCAGCCACAAACGTTCTTTATAGATCCAGACTAAACTGTGTACAGAGACAACATTTTAAGTAGGGTTGCATAAGATAAACATCCAGCCTTAACCAATGAAAGTGTTTAAGGTGAGCCTTCCTCATCTGTGCGAGAaagtagccaggaaaaaatgGGAGGGGgcagacaactaatattttcccgCAGTGGGAATAGAGTAAGGCCCCACATTCTTCCTTTGTTCTTGTCTTCCTCATTCACCGATTGTTTACTCAACACGGCCAACATCTCAATCAGTTCGGAAAACGAGTACTCAGCGGTATGATCGCTGTATCTGCGAGAAAACTACGCCTGGTTTCCACTCGACGTCCAAAACCTGTCGCCGAGCTGCAGTCGTCGCCTACCTGTATGGACCTCTACGGACCAATAACCTTACGTCATGAGACGTATGCCGCCGCCGTCAGATCCTCCGATCAACCAGAGACTTCCAGCCTCCAAACGACACCAAGTCAACGACAGACTGACTCTCGATCGACAGAACACCATACTTTTTTAGGGTCCCCACTTCGGATCGACAGGCAGAAttgaatatatcaaaacaaaaacaaaaacctattggAAAAGTTCCATTCCAAATTTCATtgagactgcttcaccaaaacgctcAATTCGCAACTAACAAACTGGATGCACTTCAGCTCATGTGTGAAGATCTGAacacagatgtacttgttgtaaccgaaaacgggttcaacagtaaacacattgagcaatgtaaaattccaaattttaaattggcgaACTCGTACTGTCGTAATCACTCCAAAGGAGGTGGGGTcgcaatttttttgaaacaaaatttcatttcaaaaacttttcctattcaagaaacagacgagaaacattttgaagcagtcggaattaaacttaaaacccaaaattcaaaattaattgtcattggcatctacaggtctcccagtggcaacgaaaacatgttttttacaaaattagaatccttACTAACGGACCTGACGAATCATCACCTTGACTACatcctgatgggtgattttaatataaacgtctTGGACAACAACCAGCAAACCACAAAACGATTAGCAGATTTATTAAGGTCATTTGATCTCGAGTGGCTTGTCAAGaccccaacaagagtgacagcaacgacaaaatctgctattgacaatgttatctccaaccttcctaatgtcgcagtgtctgtggtgaatacagcgatttctgaccactatggccaagaggccgtaattagtggaacaaaattcattagggagcccaaaatttccaaaaccgtaagagacacaaggccagaaaatatcgctctcctcaactctttcctttcgaaagaaaagtgggactttctaaatttatccaaaccagttgagcaacagtttgaaacttttaatagttatttaaacttttatttagatctatgttgtccaaaaagaaccatcaaaattggtcaaaaaatgacaaataataaatggatcactaaaggaattctcatctcgagagaaaaacttaagttttactctgaaatttataaacaaacacaagatgacaattttaaaacatttttccggaaatataaaacaatttatagaaaggtgatccatgcagcaaaagcatatgatgtctcaaaagcgattatatcttcaaaaaacatttctaaaactatttggggcatcattaacaataaatcaaatccttcaaaaatagcacagatcaaaattggggaacggcttttggatgatgaaactgaggtggctaacgagtttaacaagttttttgcaacTGTGGCTTGTGACCAAGGCCCTCGGCCTTCGGCTCCTGTAGCAAACTCCACGagaagacaaattccatcagcctctatgtgcttggcaccggtcgacgagaaagaactcgtcagtattattcagcagctcccagccaaaaaaatcgaatgatcttaattcaaactcaatgtggctcataaaaaaatgctcgaagcatattgtgaggcctctgaccgccttgataaattcctcatttcatttgggagtttttccctcactcctgaagatgtcaaaagtaacctctatctttaaaaaagacgaccatacactcatgaataactatcggcctgtctctattttgcctattttaagcaaactatttgaaaagttgtttttagtgcgaatgcttcagtttctgaataaacacaatcagctctcaaatgaccaatttggcttcagaaagggcaaatcgacaatagatgcaattgtgggtcttgtcgatatgattgtagagggattggaaagtcgaaatcacactctaagtgtgtttctcgatttatctaaagctttcgattgtgttgaccatattacactgcttgacagactggaatcgcatggcattcgaggcgtgcctctcacatggcttagttcattcctaagccatagaactcaagttgtccaaatttctaatcatatttcaaattctgtaaatatgagttatggagttcctcaaggatccattctcagtccaattctcttcctgctttatgttaatgacataaaatcatcactaccacacgggaaaatcgtgcagtatgctgatgatacgactctttgttttaacgaatcttcgaaatcagatttggaacaaaacgcatttgttggaatgaacaattgtgtccaacattttcatagcctcaatctaaatacaaattcatctaaatctaacgttttaaatttcactttaaacccagtagactttgagtatggacctagcgttatgttagcggatacaatactagaagaagtctattcctcaaaattccttggaatttaccttgatcaaggtttgacatggaatgttcacatcgatcacgtttgctcaaaattagcctcaggcatttatgttctgaggtctctagccaaatactgcccaagtcaagttctgataacggcgtattatggcttgatttatccacacctcacttacggattggtactatggggtgcctgtgcaaggaaccaattttcaagagtgtttaaattacagaagcgagcgatccgcaccattgcaaaattaaagtttagagagtcgtgcaggtcaactttcaaaaggttgcaactgttaactctgcctagcctctacattttacaaacaacgttgtattgtatgtctaaatgtgccttgattacgggccgagacattcactcgtacgggactagaggcagagacaactaccgaactgggagacacaggacggtggtttatgaacgcatgccttcacaggcaggggttcattttattaacagattgcctaatgaattaagaaaagcctcgacgctcaaggcgttaaaaactcgtttaaaacgctgtttagcgtcaaatgcattttacaatataaaagagtttctggagtatgactgggagaccacacaataacaagacggactctagaacgaagtgggaattattggcgatggatgaacgtggaatgagtgatcaaatgtatgtctgaatgagagctcgatgtggtatgtatgtccaaattttaacatatttgacgtttgctatacaaatgtattttgtctccgcaataaaaaattgactattgactattgactactaataattattcatatagtattttgattttattttatttcaatattttaaacaggcattatgttttgtaattttaaaggatttttgtagatttgtattatatataatcaaaacGATTTTGCAAAGTTTGTTTCTTTACCTTACACAGCTTTatagatattagtttttttataaaaaaatacaaaattgcggCTAGCATCTAAACGAGACGTTTTcacctatttttatataaaatgttttgtttgacaTGATGAGTACTATAACCCACAGAGGTTTGTAACACCcgtctgtgtatatatatatatatatatatatatatatatatatatatatatatatatatatatatatatatgtatatatatatttatttatttcacatgttATGCGACAGAAGCAGATATGCGACAAAGAGCACATATAAGAGAGTATAGAAAGAAATAAACCGTTATTTGGCGTGATGTTATCGGGATCAAAAACTGCAgataacatataatacatataagaAAACATATTCTCTTTCTCTTTAAGTTGGGTCCAGTTTTTGATAACATTCATGAGTATTCAATATGagagaaatataattatacaataaaatcaatgttaCAATAAACTACATTTAGATCAACActgtactaaatataaaaactcttACAAAGATTGATATTGATGTTTATAcaggtggcaaacattttcttttgtacaCTCTGCTTTACAAATTACTTGGGTTAATGTTGAATAGTAATCGATTAAGAATGATTTGTCGACAAATACTACCAGTCAATCATTTAAACGGGTTTTCTCCCATGTAATATTACTTGTTACAATAATGGGTAGAACTTTTTGCGGTCTCCTGAAAATATATCAGCCTGCTATCAGAACAATCCCtagaaaatgaaaacatttccAGATAAGATGATCTGGTTTTGCCGAATAGTCGGTGGTCTGCCAATGGAATTTGCACCAGAGACAAGAGGAACTAAAGCACTTGCATTTTCTACTCCTGCATTCCTCTGGAGCACAACATTAGTTATTCTGCAAGAGATTCTCTCTAGCATCGTTTTGTACGTCTATTTCATGGGCAGACAGCATGGTCTTTTATCAGATGCATTAACCAGAACCACTGACTTTGCAACAACCCTGCATGTCGTCTCTCTACAAGTGATGGTGGCTGTCGTATTCCTCAGCTCCTCTAGGAAGTACCGAAGACTGGTGGAAGTCTTTGACACTCTGGAGCGTGTCTACCGAGATCACCAGTGCAAGACATCAGAGGTCAAGTTCACAGTGAAGTTGTGGGGAGTCTGTACCACCGCAGTAGTATTAGCCACCACAGCTCCTATTATTCAAGATGGAATTTTATCTGGCCGAAAACTCTCAATGTCGCTGGCTAACATCTTCCTGTTGCTGCCGTACTGTTCAGAAGTGGCTGTGTTAGTTCACTTTACACATGTCACTCAAATCATCGCAAAGTGCTTCAGAATGGTCAACGCAAGAATCCAGAAAGAACTCATCAGTCATGCAATTGAAAGGATGGAAATAAACAGCAGCCTGCCTAATGTTGACGTCATCCATGCAAACCGTAAGATTACTTCtgaattagtattttaaaactaattattagcgggaaaaaataaaataatcaatctcCTACAAAGTAAACCTACGCTACGTCACGTGTCACATACATGCTTAGATGAGGTTCCATTAAGACTATTCTAAGTCTCtaacttatttcatttttgaggtgaaaattatgtatttgattatttattcaaCGGTCAACACCTTTAAcaatagtaattacaataaagtatatgtCGAATATGTACAATAGaatgacaaaaatttaacaaGCGATTGTAACATGCAatgatagtataaataaatataaatcgtttatagtataaataacatgCAATGATAACCAACATTACAAACAAAACTTCAAACAAGCccaagctaataataataaattaagtggaAATCCATGCTAAACATCAggccatacaaatatttacaacaatattggAATAGATATAACTATTGGCATTCATATAAAAGGAAAAGATCAACAGGTTTTTTAATGAGTGATTAAAACAGCAACAATTACAACCCAATAAATATCAGAACTCCCTCACCATAATCAACACTCCAAGCTGACAgaatcaataacaaaaataaaaaaggagttACAAAAAATGCACAAGGAATAACAATAAAGTGTTCATGTGATATACAGTTTGAACAATAATTCCCTTTTAAAGGCAGGAAAACTCAGTCTAAAAAAATCCAAACCACGTGGGATACTGTTCTCCAAACGGTGTAATCTTGGCAGTGTACTGTTGGAGGCGTACTGCGTCGAGGATGCCATCTCTCGAGCAAGTCCCTCGAGCGTGACGGGTGAGAACAACGAAGGTTGACTCTACTCAACAACTCTGTTGAATCGATCTCCGCAGTAAGAACTCCCCGAAGGAAGACGATGTCAGCAACCAGCCGTCTGGACCTCAAGGTAGGAAGATGAAGCTGCTGTCGGAGTTTCTCGATACGCATAGCCCAGACACAGTCCAACAAGACGCAAGAAACGTACTTGTACACTTTCAATAAGTCTGATGAGTCCAGAGGTGTAAGGGGACCACACGAGAGAACAATATTCCAACAATTACCGCACCAGGTGCACAAACAATGTCCTCAAAGCCCAAGGAGAAAACCCATCTCTAGAGACTCGAATTATGAAACCAAGAGTAGCATTGGCTTTTTTGGTTATCTTTAAAACTTGACTTTCCATGTTCAAGCTCGACGAAAAAGTTACACCAATGTCGGCCACCAAGgtttttttatgataatataaaatataataatattttatattattacattaaatagtcACATTCCCCCAAACAGACAATACTGTTTAAAAGACTTCACATTCATAGATATCATTCTCGTGTGAGCAGGCATTcccagctttgttcattaaggtggaGTGTGTAACAgcgttaaatattatttataatattatagtgcaTTAAACTGTGTAACTTCGCTACTACTGAAATCTGCAGTAAAAATAGTAAGTAATATGGACTTTTAAATCTGCAT is part of the Homalodisca vitripennis isolate AUS2020 chromosome 8, UT_GWSS_2.1, whole genome shotgun sequence genome and harbors:
- the LOC124368219 gene encoding putative gustatory receptor 28b; this encodes MIWFCRIVGGLPMEFAPETRGTKALAFSTPAFLWSTTLVILQEILSSIVLYVYFMGRQHGLLSDALTRTTDFATTLHVVSLQVMVAVVFLSSSRKYRRLVEVFDTLERVYRDHQCKTSEVKFTVKLWGVCTTAVVLATTAPIIQDGILSGRKLSMSLANIFLLLPYCSEVAVLVHFTHVTQIIAKCFRMVNARIQKELISHAIERMEINSSLPNVDVIHANRKLSLKKSKPRGILFSKRCNLGSVLLEAYCVEDAISRASPSSVTGDMLSKAKKLRTLMNTYWMLCDAVHQANVFYGDQLMAVIFTAFVHITITSYYFFLYFGMVTVFASISGGAWILIHICYVVVLINSSTDVINSADETGMLISKFMNKDLDPILKKQLEGFLLQLPHHNARFSALGYFQIHNETLTAMAGAVTTYLVILIQFQTQPSFT